In the genome of Apostichopus japonicus isolate 1M-3 chromosome 15, ASM3797524v1, whole genome shotgun sequence, one region contains:
- the LOC139981296 gene encoding carbohydrate sulfotransferase 14-like: protein MEFAKVHFLSFILISIVMGLITYNGITMSTTVLRDIPDNGDNEFADFYPRPQAVPGVEQSLELWQEQTSRLERLQGICKQLNRTQTYTPPKGYTMRLLVDDTNHVLFGYIPKVGCTTWKGVFGRIRRAHGGNRPDFSKLSQFNDTEREKRLREYKKVLFVRDPVIRLLSAYLSKFTNLRALQKTWENMYGFDILKRYRPGSEDLLKNNHNLPRSERTFMNVTLTEFIRFVTDRGDQIKLHEISDHWLPQHIVSHVCEIGFDFIGKYENLAVEAPFVLNWLGLTSVAGFPEVHASKASSFIADEYAHVPLIYIQALQKYYMTDFQLFGYSSTGTVLKIANQLFDIDHID from the exons ATGGAGTTCGCTAAAGTCCACTTTCTGTCTTTTATTCTTATTTCTATTGTGATGGGACTGATTACGTATAATGGCATAACGATGTCAACTACAGTACTCAGAGATATTCCAGATAATG GAGATAATGAATTTGCAGACTTTTACCCGAGGCCACAAGCTGTTCCTGGAGTTGAACAGAGCTTGGAGCTCTGGCAAGAGCAAACATCGAGGTTAGAGCGACTCCAAGGCATTTGCAAGCAATTAAACCGCACCCAAACATACACACCACCAAAGGGATATACAATGCGGTTACTGGTGGATGATACTAATCATGTTCTCTTCGGGTACATTCCGAAAGTTGGTTGTACAACATGGAAGGGTGTTTTTGGAAGGATACGGAGAGCTCACGGGGGCAACCGCCCGGACTTTTCGAAATTAAGCCAATTTAATGACACGGAGAGGGAGAAGAGATTAAGGGAATATAAAAAGGTATTGTTCGTTCGGGATCCAGTTATTCGACTTTTGTCAGCTTACCTGAGTAAGTTTACAAATTTGAGAGCTTTACAGAAAACTTGGGAGAATATGTACGGTTTTGACATATTAAAACGATATCGCCCCGGCTCGGAGGATTTACTGAAGAATAATCACAACTTACCCAGGTCAgagagaacatttatgaatGTGACTTTAACCGAATTCATTCGTTTTGTTACTGACAGAGGCGATCAAATAAAACTACACGAAATATCCGATCACTGGCTACCGCAACATATCGTTTCACACGTTTGTGAAATTGGCTTTGATTTTATcgggaaatatgaaaatctcGCGGTGGAAGCGCCCTTTGTTTTAAACTGGTTGGGATTAACGTCAGTGGCTGGTTTCCCGGAGGTGCACGCTTCGAAAGCATCGTCTTTCATCGCAGACGAGTATGCGCATGTCCCACTAATTTATATACAAGCATTACAGAAATACTACATGACGGACTTTCAGCTTTTTGGATATAGTTCAACGGGTACGGTACTAAAAATAGCCAATCAATTATTTGATATCGATCATATCGATTAA